The stretch of DNA TCCGAGAATGATTCTCAATTTTGTACGATAAAGATTTTCGTATTCTGCCATGACTTGTCTACAGGATCCACAAGGACTCCCAGGGTCTTCTAAATGCACCACATCAGATTTTACGCCTACGGCAATCGCTTTCATTGGTACTCCAGGATAGTGCGCCGAAGCATAATACATGGCTACTCTCTCTGCACACAGACCACTTGGATAGGCCGCATTTTCTTGATTATTTCCACTAACAATTTCACCATTTTCTAATAGAACAGCAGCTCCAACATTAAACCTACTATAGGGAGCGTATGCGGTATCACAGGCTTCCCATGCTTTTTTAAGTAATTCTTGATCTTGCTGGTTTAGTTCTGAGATATTTTCGAACTCTTCGATTTTTATATGTAGATCTATTGTTTTCATCTGTTGGTTTTTCATTCCTGAGCTTTGATAAGCCCTAGGAAAATTGAATTTACAAAGTAACGAAAGAATTTTTTAATTCTTCAAGTTTTTTTAAGGCCTATCTTTTGATGAGTTTGATAGTGTTAATGCGGTTTCCATTCACTAGTCTCATGATGTATAAACCATCAGAGTTTTCATGTAAATCAACTTCTGAGATTCCAACTTCTAATACTTCTTCTTTTATGATATGGCCTTTTAAATCAATGATTTGCATATGGGTTCGTTCTGAGAGTTCTATTTTGAAGTATCTAGAGCTTGGGTTTGGATAAGCGAAAATTGAAGAGGTCTCTGTATTCTCAATGCCATCAATAAATTCGAAAACTGCTTTAATATTGCGATTTGACCAAGCAGAGAAGTTATAATTATCATTTTCACTCACCAACTCACCATCCTCTTTCCAACCTACAAATGTGTAGTTGGTATTTGGCGTGGCACTAAGGGTGATGGAGCTACCATAATCATACGAACCAGCTCCTAATATAATTCCACCATATGCAGGAACTGCTAATGCTTCTATGTTGAATTGTTGAACCTTGAAATGTGCCTTTAAGTTTCTGTCTGAGGTAACAGTGAAACTGAATTCTGGGTCTATAGATACCACATCACCATCCTCTGTCCATTTTAAAAAGTAATAAGTAGAAGAAGAGTTGGCAATAACAGTGGCTGTTTCTCCGTAAATAAAATTTCCGTCTCCTTCAACTTCACCACCATCATCGGTATTAGCTGAGGTAGAAATATGATATTCTGCAATGATGAAATTGGCTTGTAAAATCATGCTGTTGTTCACTGAAAATGTGTATGTAGCTTGATCACTAATTACAATGCCATTATAGGTCCAGTTAAAGAATTCCCAGCCCGTATGGGGTGAGGCCAAGACAGTAGTTTCATCGCCAATATTAGCAAACCCACCACCGCTAGCAATACCTGCAATTGATGAACTCACAGTTGTTGAGATTTCAAAATCGTAAACACCAAAATGAGCTTCTAGATTTCTGTTTTGTTCCACAGGAAAAACAAGGTGAGGATTACTTGATATCGATGTGCCGTTTTCTTGCCAACTGATAAAATAGTATCCTGGATTTGGAATGGCATACATGTGACAAGATTGTTCCGGAGTAAAGTTTCCATCTCCTTCAATTATGGCTGAACCATCTGGAATAGCATCGGCGGTAATGGTATAATAATCTTCAGAGAAATTGGCTACAAGATTTCTGTTCTTTGTAATTTCAAATTCATAAATGGCATTTGATGAAACAACTAAGCCATTTTCTGACCAATTTACAAATTCGTAATCGTTTATTCCTGAGGCTGTCATGCTTACAATATCACCATAGTTATATTCTCCAGCACCAATTATATTTCCTCCTCCAGTAATGTTAGCCTCAGCAGTTACGGTAAACGAATTGCTCTGGAAATAAGCTATTAATTCGGTATTTTGACCGACATAAAAAGTATAATTGGTATTGGTGGATACCTGCACTCCATTTACTCTCCATTCCATGAAAATATATTCTGGATGTGCAATTGCTGATACCGATACTGACTCTCCATATTGATAGATTCCTCCACCTTCTACATTTCCTCCGATACTAGGATTGGAAATAAGGTTAACTGTAAAGTCCTTTAAAGCATAATTAGCTTGTAGTATTAAGTCTTCTTCAACAACAAAGCTATAGGTTTCGTCAGAAGTAATTTCGGAGCCATTTTTTGTCCAATTTATAAACTGATATCCTTCGTTTGCTTCAGTATGAATGGTGCAGGCTTCTCCTAGTAAATAACTTCCGTTCCCTTGGGTGTTCCCAGCTGTGCTGGGTGAAGAAAATGTTTCAATTTGAAAGTATTGATAAGGAGTGATATGAACTAGAAAGGCCACATTCCAAATTCCTTCATCACCTTCTAATTTCAAATTAAAGATAACATCTTTTTCTGGGCAGTCCTGAGCAATTTCAAAGTTGAAATCATTAGATGACCAAGCTTGTGATCCTTCAGAGATGTTGCCAAATTCTTCAAAATCATCGGTTATGGTAATGTGAGGATCGTTGGTAAAAAGTTGCCCAGAAACAGAGTGAACTGGACCATTTCCAATGTTACTAATATTAATAGGTAGTTCTATGGTTTCTCCAGGTTGGGCAACACCATTGTTGTCACCTGAACTTCCGCCTTCATTATCGTCATTTATTTCAAAGGAATCAAATGTTAATTGTGGAATGCCTGCACCAGCTATAGGTAAAAAGAATGTGCTGGTCCAGCTTCCTTCATCAGCAGAAATACTTAATGTAAACATGACTGTTTTGTCTTCACAATCATTGGCAATTTCAAAATTATAAGCATAGTTGGATAATCCATATTCACCTACATTTAAATTGGGATAAGATTCGTTGGCATCTGTAATATTAATATCGGAATCTTCGCAATTTAATACTGCAGAGATGTTATGAGCACTGGCATCGCCCATATTCTCAATTTCTATTTGTAATTCAATATTTTCTCCAGCAGAAGGAATACCATCACCATTACCATTGGAGCTACCATTGTCATCATCATCAATAATATGGTCGTTAAATCCTATTGTAGGAAAGCCTTCTGTTGTATGAATGTGTACTATAAAGGTATCGGACCAATTACCTTCGTCAGATAGAATGTTTAAGTGAAATATGACATCCTTTTCAGGAGTTCCATAACCCACAGTAAAGTCAAAATCTAAATTGGACCAATCCACTTCACCTACTGAAACAGTGCCGAAACTTTCTGTATCATCGGTAATGCTGATATCAGAATCGGAACAAGAAATAATTGCGGTTACGTTGTGAGCTATGGCAGTACCAGTATTGATTAGGGCTAATGGAATTTCTATGTTTTCACCAGGTTCGGCTTTATGGTCGCCATCTCCAGAGCTGGAGCCTTCATCGTCATCATCAATATTGAAACTTGAAAATTCTAGTTCAGGATTACCAGCTATGCTCACATGAATAGTGAAATTGGAAACCCAAACCCCTTCGTTGGAGCTGATGCTTAAGGTAAAAAGGACATCTTTATCTGGGCAATTTGGTTGTACATAAAAGTCAAATTCATTATTGGACCAATCGG from Lentimicrobium sp. L6 encodes:
- a CDS encoding T9SS type A sorting domain-containing protein, giving the protein MAQGNRGVNSAELVYSSHLVDDDTSGASEGDGDGLVEAGETVEFPLAIVNTGTLTAHNVSAILSCSDPMIDITDNQESFGTISVDEIDWSNNDYDFEVSASCPEKDIEFILSITSDEGYWVSTFIIHVSEAGQAQLSYFNHQIDDDDNGSSDGDGDGIAESGESIELPISIKNTGEATANNVSAILTCTDPDIEITDLSESFGDIITNDESWSNYEYNFNISPNCPDKDVEFTLQITSEEGSWNSSFTISIIHPGSPILEYANHNIDDDSSGSSDGDGDGVAEAGEAIEIPIQIHNAGVLNATDISVSISTSDPHIVITDHFEYYADIAAGAVAWCNNDFDIEVNSNCPDKDVVFNMTIESNQGIWFDSFVLHISEQGMPQLAFEELTIDDDNSNNNGNINGFVEPGEHIELPILIQNNGEANAHNVSAVLSTNDPHIDITDANENFGSIDAGDSDWSNNEFDFYVQPNCPDKDVLFTLSISSNEGVWVSNFTIHVSIAGNPELEFSSFNIDDDDEGSSSGDGDHKAEPGENIEIPLALINTGTAIAHNVTAIISCSDSDISITDDTESFGTVSVGEVDWSNLDFDFTVGYGTPEKDVIFHLNILSDEGNWSDTFIVHIHTTEGFPTIGFNDHIIDDDDNGSSNGNGDGIPSAGENIELQIEIENMGDASAHNISAVLNCEDSDINITDANESYPNLNVGEYGLSNYAYNFEIANDCEDKTVMFTLSISADEGSWTSTFFLPIAGAGIPQLTFDSFEINDDNEGGSSGDNNGVAQPGETIELPINISNIGNGPVHSVSGQLFTNDPHITITDDFEEFGNISEGSQAWSSNDFNFEIAQDCPEKDVIFNLKLEGDEGIWNVAFLVHITPYQYFQIETFSSPSTAGNTQGNGSYLLGEACTIHTEANEGYQFINWTKNGSEITSDETYSFVVEEDLILQANYALKDFTVNLISNPSIGGNVEGGGIYQYGESVSVSAIAHPEYIFMEWRVNGVQVSTNTNYTFYVGQNTELIAYFQSNSFTVTAEANITGGGNIIGAGEYNYGDIVSMTASGINDYEFVNWSENGLVVSSNAIYEFEITKNRNLVANFSEDYYTITADAIPDGSAIIEGDGNFTPEQSCHMYAIPNPGYYFISWQENGTSISSNPHLVFPVEQNRNLEAHFGVYDFEISTTVSSSIAGIASGGGFANIGDETTVLASPHTGWEFFNWTYNGIVISDQATYTFSVNNSMILQANFIIAEYHISTSANTDDGGEVEGDGNFIYGETATVIANSSSTYYFLKWTEDGDVVSIDPEFSFTVTSDRNLKAHFKVQQFNIEALAVPAYGGIILGAGSYDYGSSITLSATPNTNYTFVGWKEDGELVSENDNYNFSAWSNRNIKAVFEFIDGIENTETSSIFAYPNPSSRYFKIELSERTHMQIIDLKGHIIKEEVLEVGISEVDLHENSDGLYIMRLVNGNRINTIKLIKR
- a CDS encoding cytidine deaminase is translated as MLSLLCKFNFPRAYQSSGMKNQQMKTIDLHIKIEEFENISELNQQDQELLKKAWEACDTAYAPYSRFNVGAAVLLENGEIVSGNNQENAAYPSGLCAERVAMYYASAHYPGVPMKAIAVGVKSDVVHLEDPGSPCGSCRQVMAEYENLYRTKLRIILGSPHTRIQVLEGIGSLLPLTFYAEGLKK